Proteins from a single region of Haloterrigena alkaliphila:
- a CDS encoding ABC transporter permease: MSELYSRRTVGAAVGLLAVWVAVGLLAPDSWPGVLLSIAASPNTHTATLRLAVPIALAAIGGIFAEKSGVINIGIEGLLIVSAFSSIVATYWLGSGDATMGLSNHWWGLLAGVLVSVLFALLFAIVCIEFKADQIIAGLAVWLIALGLAPFASRIVFGSPNATTMGTFDAVTIPLLSEIPVVGYLLFDTPPQVYVMLVGAVAGWYLLSRTSFGRWVVASGEDPKALDTAGVDVRKVRYAAVLLSGVFAGLGGAGFALGQLGTFAGGGQTDIAGRGFIAIATYLLANYHPIGALLGSFLFAGLNSMQNGLQAAGYAIPTELIRTIPYATVIVVLVFVGRTRLPAAAGEDYESGED, translated from the coding sequence ATGAGTGAACTGTACTCTCGGCGAACCGTCGGCGCGGCCGTCGGCCTCCTCGCGGTGTGGGTCGCCGTCGGGCTGCTCGCCCCCGACTCGTGGCCCGGCGTTTTGCTTTCGATCGCCGCCAGTCCGAACACGCATACGGCGACGCTCCGTCTCGCCGTCCCGATCGCCCTCGCGGCGATCGGCGGCATCTTCGCCGAGAAGAGCGGCGTCATCAACATCGGGATCGAAGGGCTGCTCATCGTCTCGGCGTTCAGCTCGATCGTGGCCACCTACTGGCTCGGGTCCGGGGACGCGACGATGGGGCTGTCCAACCACTGGTGGGGGCTCCTCGCTGGCGTCCTCGTCAGCGTCCTGTTCGCGCTGCTCTTCGCGATCGTCTGCATCGAGTTCAAGGCCGATCAGATCATCGCCGGACTCGCCGTCTGGCTCATCGCACTGGGGCTCGCTCCGTTCGCCTCGCGGATCGTGTTCGGGAGCCCGAACGCCACCACCATGGGGACGTTCGACGCCGTCACGATCCCGCTGCTGTCGGAGATTCCGGTCGTCGGCTATCTGTTGTTCGACACGCCGCCGCAGGTGTACGTCATGCTGGTCGGCGCGGTCGCCGGCTGGTACCTGCTCTCCCGGACCAGCTTCGGCCGCTGGGTCGTCGCCAGCGGCGAGGATCCGAAGGCGCTCGACACGGCCGGCGTCGACGTCAGGAAGGTCCGCTACGCCGCGGTCCTCCTCTCGGGCGTCTTCGCCGGACTCGGGGGCGCGGGCTTCGCACTCGGGCAACTCGGCACGTTCGCCGGCGGCGGCCAGACCGACATCGCCGGCCGCGGGTTCATCGCGATCGCGACCTACCTGCTCGCGAACTACCACCCCATCGGCGCACTCCTCGGCTCGTTCCTCTTCGCGGGGCTCAACTCGATGCAGAACGGGCTACAGGCCGCGGGTTACGCCATTCCGACCGAACTCATTCGAACGATCCCCTACGCGACCGTGATCGTCGTCCTCGTGTTCGTCGGCCGTACCCGCTTGCCGGCAGCCGCCGGCGAGGACTACGAGTCCGGCGAGGACTGA
- a CDS encoding poly(R)-hydroxyalkanoic acid synthase subunit PhaE: protein MADSQPQSKEWNAVVEQWNEQFIDALEENMEAQAQFVESWSDAVGEASDDDELSEGVEGYAKAYETWMNASQQMVERTNDQLEGEEVDVEEFRDIWLNTANEAFKDVMSTTAFARMTGETVGDVLEMQQQAEETSQETLRTLGFATGEDVVEVGDRLVELERRQHAVEQKLDRVLEHLEDQ, encoded by the coding sequence ATGGCAGATTCACAGCCCCAGTCAAAGGAGTGGAACGCGGTCGTCGAACAGTGGAACGAGCAGTTCATCGACGCGCTCGAGGAGAACATGGAGGCCCAGGCCCAGTTCGTCGAGAGCTGGTCGGACGCCGTCGGCGAGGCCTCCGACGACGACGAGCTCTCCGAGGGCGTCGAGGGCTACGCGAAGGCCTACGAGACGTGGATGAACGCCTCCCAGCAGATGGTCGAGCGGACGAACGACCAGCTGGAGGGCGAGGAGGTCGACGTCGAGGAGTTCCGCGACATCTGGCTCAACACGGCCAACGAGGCGTTCAAGGACGTCATGTCGACGACCGCGTTCGCCCGGATGACCGGCGAGACCGTCGGTGACGTCCTCGAGATGCAACAGCAGGCCGAGGAGACGTCCCAGGAGACCCTGCGGACGCTCGGCTTCGCGACCGGGGAGGACGTCGTCGAAGTCGGCGACCGACTGGTCGAACTCGAGCGCCGCCAGCACGCCGTCGAGCAGAAACTCGACCGCGTCCTCGAGCACCTCGAAGACCAATGA
- a CDS encoding flavin reductase family protein gives MHEFDPDERSSDEVARFVKTVVTPRPIAWISTRSEDGVDNLAPFSSYNYVSLREPTVLFNTPNGDRSELKDTARNALETGEFVVNVVTESEIERMDHTSASLPPEESEFDLAGVERADCRTVSAPRVADAPVSMECTLHDSLEVHDKLMILGDVQRVHVDEALLSDGKIDSRNLDTVGRLGGPYYTVSDPVEFERQF, from the coding sequence ATGCACGAGTTCGACCCAGACGAACGCTCGAGCGACGAGGTCGCTCGCTTCGTCAAGACCGTCGTCACGCCGCGACCGATCGCCTGGATCAGCACGCGAAGCGAGGACGGCGTCGACAACCTCGCGCCGTTCAGTTCCTACAACTACGTCTCGCTGCGCGAACCGACGGTGCTGTTCAACACGCCGAACGGCGACCGAAGCGAACTGAAGGATACGGCGAGAAACGCCCTCGAGACGGGCGAGTTCGTCGTCAACGTCGTCACCGAGTCGGAGATCGAGCGAATGGATCACACCTCGGCGTCGCTCCCGCCGGAGGAGAGCGAGTTCGACCTCGCCGGCGTCGAACGCGCCGACTGTCGGACGGTGTCCGCGCCGCGGGTCGCGGACGCGCCCGTCTCGATGGAGTGTACGCTGCACGATTCCCTCGAGGTCCACGACAAACTGATGATCCTCGGCGACGTCCAGCGCGTCCACGTCGACGAGGCCCTCCTGAGCGACGGAAAGATCGACTCGCGGAACCTCGACACGGTCGGCCGTCTCGGCGGTCCGTACTACACGGTCTCCGATCCGGTCGAGTTCGAACGCCAGTTCTAG
- the cdd gene encoding cytidine deaminase yields the protein MTDLLEAARDVQDSAHVPYSEYPVGAALETADGDVFVGCNLENANFSNSLHAEEVAIAEAVKNGHRDFARLAVSSGRRDGVTPCGMCRQTLAEFCDDDLVVICDEGEAEAPSEYTLGDLLPNTITEEMLE from the coding sequence ATGACCGACTTACTCGAGGCCGCCCGCGACGTACAGGACTCCGCCCACGTCCCCTACTCCGAGTACCCCGTCGGCGCCGCCCTCGAGACCGCCGACGGCGACGTGTTCGTCGGCTGTAACCTCGAGAACGCCAACTTCAGCAACAGCCTCCACGCCGAGGAGGTCGCGATCGCCGAAGCCGTCAAGAACGGTCATCGCGACTTCGCTCGGCTCGCTGTCAGTTCCGGCCGCCGCGACGGCGTCACCCCCTGCGGGATGTGTCGCCAGACCCTCGCCGAATTCTGCGACGACGACCTCGTCGTCATCTGCGACGAAGGTGAGGCCGAGGCGCCCAGCGAGTACACGCTCGGCGACCTGCTGCCGAACACGATCACGGAGGAGATGCTCGAGTAG
- a CDS encoding MaoC family dehydratase, which produces MSHQNPAKRNLAAMTDAWTAMTQTFLQSATAANRAAMSAMLPASGSNGSDGETVPASIPSIDHSNLDWQFDRTVDDPARISVGDTVTFEKVLSDDDVRAFAHVSGDTNRLHLDDEFAADTRFGERIVHGTLVSGLISAALARLPGLTIYLSQDLEFSGPVGIGDRVSARVEIVEDLGNSQYRLETVIRNEDEDATVINGEAVVLIDDLPEE; this is translated from the coding sequence ATGTCCCACCAGAACCCTGCGAAGCGGAACCTCGCTGCCATGACCGACGCGTGGACGGCGATGACCCAGACGTTCCTCCAGAGCGCGACCGCGGCGAACCGGGCGGCCATGTCGGCGATGCTGCCGGCGAGCGGGTCGAACGGATCGGACGGCGAGACGGTCCCCGCGTCGATCCCCTCGATCGACCACTCCAATCTCGACTGGCAGTTCGATCGGACCGTCGACGATCCGGCCCGCATCAGCGTCGGCGACACCGTCACGTTCGAGAAGGTGCTCAGCGACGACGACGTCCGCGCGTTCGCCCACGTCAGCGGCGACACGAACCGGCTCCACCTCGACGACGAGTTCGCGGCCGACACTCGCTTCGGCGAACGGATCGTCCACGGGACCCTCGTCTCCGGACTCATCAGCGCCGCACTGGCGCGCCTGCCCGGCCTGACCATCTACCTCTCCCAGGACCTCGAGTTCAGCGGCCCCGTCGGCATCGGCGACCGCGTCTCCGCCCGCGTCGAGATCGTCGAGGATCTGGGGAACAGTCAGTACCGCCTCGAGACGGTCATCCGAAACGAGGACGAGGACGCGACCGTCATCAACGGCGAGGCCGTCGTCCTGATCGACGACCTCCCCGAGGAGTAA
- a CDS encoding AbrB/MazE/SpoVT family DNA-binding domain-containing protein produces MTDDSDRSLWFPPAMFTEQMQEAGEQVAESQQEMLKKMMQAGGSNPFDTGSSFGPMNMGTATFKARVQSGGRISIPEPEREALDIEEGDIVQTIVVPVKRNREDQS; encoded by the coding sequence ATGACGGACGACTCCGACCGATCGCTCTGGTTTCCCCCTGCGATGTTCACCGAACAGATGCAGGAAGCCGGCGAGCAGGTTGCCGAATCCCAGCAGGAGATGCTGAAGAAGATGATGCAGGCCGGCGGCTCGAACCCGTTCGATACGGGCTCGAGTTTCGGCCCGATGAACATGGGAACGGCGACGTTCAAAGCTCGCGTCCAGAGCGGCGGTCGGATCAGTATTCCCGAACCCGAACGGGAAGCCCTCGACATCGAAGAGGGCGATATCGTCCAGACGATCGTCGTTCCCGTCAAGCGAAACCGAGAGGACCAATCATGA
- a CDS encoding DUF488 domain-containing protein, with product MADADERERASEDGTGETVDAGTLADTYVAAIQHDLVELPTETTLVGVVRQPTPWFHGAVDENHPELGPPSALLESFRQREEDMKMQGLCEEGAHNAAWDEVGFEAQYREYLEGSDEAQAALEELESRLEDGESLALVCFENTAKKRCHRTILRDVLAERN from the coding sequence ATGGCCGACGCAGACGAACGCGAGCGTGCGAGCGAGGACGGGACCGGCGAGACCGTCGACGCGGGAACGCTCGCGGACACGTACGTCGCCGCGATTCAACACGATCTCGTAGAGTTGCCCACCGAGACGACCCTCGTCGGCGTCGTCCGTCAACCGACCCCCTGGTTCCACGGCGCCGTCGACGAGAACCACCCGGAACTGGGGCCGCCGTCGGCTCTGCTCGAGTCGTTCCGACAGCGCGAGGAGGACATGAAGATGCAGGGGCTCTGCGAGGAGGGCGCCCACAACGCCGCGTGGGACGAGGTCGGGTTCGAGGCGCAGTATCGCGAGTATCTCGAGGGGTCCGACGAGGCGCAGGCGGCGCTCGAGGAACTGGAATCGCGACTCGAAGACGGCGAATCGCTGGCGCTGGTCTGTTTCGAGAATACCGCGAAGAAGCGGTGTCATCGGACGATCCTTCGGGACGTGCTCGCCGAACGGAACTGA
- a CDS encoding ABC transporter permease: MRERLERLLDRLVRASVLERIAISVAALFAAVLVGGVLVFVSGGFASCRSGLDLAGWTFCYNPMQVYYELFLGALGHPLEGGWELTNYSLATTLQQTTLLIFAGLSVAVAFRAGLLNIGTQGQLVVGGLATAVTVVYAAAVVPDGFVGTVVLIPIGVLAGALVGGFYGAIPGVLKAYADANEVITTIMLNFVAAGVTSTVLSWQFQDPNSNNPQTAPVPEYAEIPNLPVVGFGARADFSLLALAFAVALMIGIAWLFARTSFGYELRTSGVQPEAAAYGGVDDRRMTVASMTLSGALGGIGGAFWVLMVHGRWLENVPSLGFDGIAVSVLAGNNPLGVGGAAFLFGVLRSGERAIGTGTGVPPELVVILTGLIILFVAMPEFFRLFGRRFIRTETRRVARTDGGEGGEGDE, translated from the coding sequence ATGAGAGAGCGCCTCGAGCGACTCCTCGACCGTCTCGTCCGCGCGTCGGTCCTCGAGCGAATCGCGATCAGCGTCGCGGCGCTGTTCGCCGCCGTCCTCGTCGGCGGCGTGCTCGTGTTCGTCTCGGGCGGGTTCGCCAGCTGCCGGTCCGGCCTCGACCTCGCCGGCTGGACCTTCTGTTACAACCCGATGCAGGTCTACTACGAGCTGTTCCTCGGGGCGCTCGGCCACCCGCTCGAGGGGGGTTGGGAGCTCACGAACTACAGCCTCGCGACGACCCTCCAGCAGACGACGCTGCTGATCTTCGCGGGGCTGTCGGTCGCCGTGGCGTTCCGCGCCGGCCTGCTCAACATCGGGACGCAGGGACAGCTGGTCGTCGGCGGGTTGGCGACGGCCGTCACCGTCGTCTACGCGGCGGCGGTCGTCCCCGATGGCTTCGTCGGGACCGTCGTCCTCATCCCGATCGGCGTCCTCGCCGGCGCGCTCGTCGGCGGATTTTACGGTGCGATTCCGGGGGTTCTGAAGGCGTACGCCGACGCAAACGAGGTCATCACGACGATCATGCTCAACTTCGTCGCGGCCGGCGTGACGTCCACGGTGCTGTCTTGGCAGTTTCAGGATCCGAACAGTAACAATCCCCAGACTGCACCCGTCCCCGAGTACGCGGAGATTCCGAACCTCCCCGTCGTCGGGTTCGGCGCTCGAGCGGACTTTTCCCTGCTCGCGCTCGCCTTCGCCGTCGCGCTCATGATCGGGATCGCCTGGCTGTTCGCCCGAACGTCGTTCGGCTACGAACTTCGGACGAGCGGCGTCCAGCCCGAGGCGGCCGCCTACGGCGGCGTCGACGACCGGCGCATGACCGTCGCGAGCATGACTCTCTCGGGCGCACTCGGCGGCATCGGCGGCGCGTTCTGGGTGCTCATGGTCCACGGGCGCTGGCTCGAGAACGTGCCCTCGCTCGGGTTCGACGGCATCGCCGTCTCGGTGCTGGCCGGCAACAATCCGTTGGGCGTCGGCGGGGCGGCGTTCCTGTTCGGCGTGCTCCGGAGCGGCGAGCGGGCGATCGGGACCGGGACGGGCGTGCCGCCGGAGCTGGTCGTCATCCTGACGGGACTCATTATCCTCTTCGTGGCGATGCCGGAGTTCTTCCGGCTGTTCGGGCGACGATTTATCCGGACGGAAACGCGGCGCGTAGCTCGGACGGACGGCGGTGAAGGGGGTGAGGGCGATGAGTGA
- a CDS encoding phosphomannomutase: MTLFGTAGIRGPVDEVTPSLALSVGRAAGEPGATFVVGRDGRATGPALAAAVEAGLESAGADVYRIGQVPTPALAFASRGRRGVMLTASHNPPTDNGIKLFADGVEYDREAERAIEDGVAAESADLAAWSEWGDSSRLEVLDRYRDAVVAYVRDQFADLGAERNRTSAPLAGLSVAVDCGNGMGSVATPQVLDRLGADVVALNANVDGHFVARESKPTPETLTDFREFLAASEASGASNRPSGTAARGSGEFDLGLAHDGDADRLVVLGPDGEVIHEDTILAVVAAHYTAASDAADPVVVTTPNASARIDERVRAAGGRVERVRLGALHEGIARESAQGSSDTEVVFAAEPWKHIHTAFGGWIDAVTGAAVVAALVADAGETDALREPVTERPYRKVSVDCPDAAKADVMAALEADLPRAFPEAAVDTDYGVRLEFEDASWVLVRPSGTEPYVRIYAESDAVDELIAEAREVVERAIAETA, from the coding sequence ATGACGCTATTCGGGACTGCAGGAATCCGCGGGCCGGTCGACGAAGTGACGCCGTCGCTGGCGCTTTCGGTCGGGCGGGCCGCCGGCGAGCCCGGGGCGACGTTCGTCGTGGGTCGCGACGGCCGGGCGACCGGCCCCGCGCTCGCCGCCGCCGTCGAAGCCGGCCTCGAGAGCGCCGGTGCCGACGTCTACCGCATCGGACAGGTACCGACGCCGGCCCTCGCCTTCGCCTCGCGGGGCCGGCGGGGGGTGATGCTCACCGCGAGTCACAACCCGCCCACGGACAACGGCATCAAACTCTTCGCAGACGGCGTCGAGTACGACCGCGAGGCCGAGCGCGCCATCGAGGACGGGGTCGCGGCCGAGAGCGCCGACCTCGCCGCCTGGAGCGAGTGGGGCGACTCGTCGCGACTCGAGGTGCTCGACCGGTACCGCGACGCCGTCGTCGCCTACGTCCGCGACCAGTTCGCCGACCTGGGGGCCGAGCGGAACCGCACAAGCGCCCCGCTGGCCGGCCTCTCCGTCGCCGTCGACTGTGGCAACGGGATGGGATCGGTCGCGACGCCGCAGGTGCTCGACCGTCTCGGCGCCGACGTCGTCGCGCTCAACGCGAACGTCGACGGGCACTTCGTCGCCCGCGAGAGCAAGCCCACGCCCGAGACGCTGACCGATTTTCGGGAGTTCCTGGCGGCGAGCGAGGCATCAGGCGCCTCGAACCGGCCGAGCGGCACGGCTGCGAGAGGATCCGGCGAGTTCGACCTCGGACTGGCCCACGACGGCGACGCCGACCGCCTCGTCGTCCTCGGTCCCGACGGCGAGGTGATCCACGAGGACACGATTCTGGCGGTCGTCGCGGCCCACTACACCGCCGCCAGCGATGCTGCGGACCCCGTCGTCGTCACCACACCCAACGCCTCGGCTCGCATCGACGAACGGGTCCGCGCGGCCGGCGGTCGCGTCGAACGCGTCCGCCTCGGCGCGCTCCACGAGGGAATCGCTCGAGAGAGCGCACAGGGCAGTTCGGACACCGAGGTCGTCTTCGCCGCCGAACCGTGGAAACACATCCACACCGCGTTCGGCGGCTGGATCGACGCCGTCACCGGTGCCGCCGTCGTCGCCGCGCTGGTCGCCGACGCCGGAGAGACGGACGCGCTCCGCGAGCCCGTCACCGAACGCCCCTATCGGAAGGTCAGCGTCGACTGTCCGGACGCGGCCAAAGCTGACGTCATGGCCGCTCTCGAGGCCGACCTCCCCCGGGCGTTCCCCGAGGCCGCGGTGGACACCGACTACGGCGTCCGCCTCGAGTTCGAGGACGCCTCCTGGGTCCTCGTGCGCCCGAGCGGCACCGAACCCTACGTCCGGATTTACGCCGAGAGCGACGCCGTCGACGAGTTGATCGCCGAGGCCCGCGAGGTCGTCGAGCGTGCGATCGCCGAGACAGCGTAA
- a CDS encoding BMP family lipoprotein, whose product MGQNRRRFLEGASAMGLAGIAGCVGGFGAEGDAEYQVGMVYATGGLGDDSFNDMAQQGVTDARDEFDLAFDETEPGSEGEFDGAQRDYAESGEYDLICCIGYAQTDALSGNAPEYPEQNFMIIDSVVEEENVRNYVFGEPEGSFQVGHLAGLLTDQEFAAGAGETNPEESVVGFVGGTESQLIESFQAGFEAGVEYANEDAEVVSSYVGDFNDTAGGQEAARTMYQDQNADIVFHAAGRTGIGVFQAAQDEGRFAIGVDDDQSLSNEDYADVILASMVKRVDTAVYSAIESVVNDNFAGGETVTLGLEEEGVANVYGDELGDEIPQEIKDQVAESRQAIIDGDIDVPSEL is encoded by the coding sequence ATGGGTCAAAATCGACGACGGTTTCTCGAGGGTGCAAGCGCGATGGGACTCGCCGGTATCGCCGGCTGCGTCGGCGGGTTCGGCGCCGAAGGAGACGCGGAGTATCAGGTCGGGATGGTGTACGCGACCGGCGGGCTCGGTGACGACTCGTTCAACGACATGGCACAGCAGGGGGTCACGGATGCGCGCGACGAATTCGACCTCGCGTTCGACGAGACCGAACCGGGGAGTGAGGGCGAATTCGACGGTGCCCAGCGTGACTACGCCGAGTCCGGGGAGTACGACCTGATCTGCTGTATCGGGTACGCACAGACCGACGCCCTCTCGGGGAACGCGCCCGAGTATCCCGAGCAGAACTTCATGATCATCGACTCGGTCGTCGAAGAAGAGAACGTCCGGAACTACGTGTTCGGCGAACCGGAGGGGTCGTTCCAGGTCGGCCACCTCGCGGGCCTGTTGACGGATCAGGAGTTCGCGGCTGGGGCCGGGGAGACGAATCCCGAGGAGAGCGTCGTCGGCTTCGTCGGCGGCACGGAATCACAGTTGATCGAGTCGTTCCAGGCCGGCTTCGAGGCCGGCGTCGAGTACGCCAACGAGGACGCCGAGGTCGTCTCGTCGTACGTCGGCGACTTCAACGATACTGCCGGCGGACAGGAGGCCGCTCGAACGATGTATCAGGACCAGAACGCGGACATCGTCTTCCACGCTGCGGGCCGGACCGGTATCGGCGTCTTTCAGGCGGCTCAGGACGAAGGCCGATTCGCGATCGGCGTCGACGACGACCAGTCGCTCTCGAACGAGGACTACGCGGACGTCATCCTTGCGAGTATGGTCAAACGCGTCGACACGGCGGTCTATTCCGCCATCGAGTCCGTCGTCAACGACAACTTCGCCGGCGGCGAGACCGTGACCCTCGGCCTCGAAGAAGAGGGCGTCGCCAACGTCTACGGCGACGAACTCGGCGACGAGATCCCACAGGAGATCAAGGACCAGGTTGCTGAGTCCCGACAGGCGATCATCGACGGCGATATCGACGTTCCGAGCGAACTGTAA
- a CDS encoding ABC transporter ATP-binding protein, translating into MSDPGTGPTDGRESTAEGGTDTADRGSTGSDLAVHLDGITKRFPGVVANDDVDLRVERGTVHALLGENGAGKTTLMNVLYGLYEPEEGRVVVDGEERTFDSPRDAIDAGIGMIHQHFMLVDPMTVAENIALGNEPTKWFGMAVDRDRIDREIRDLCDRYGFDLDPDATVEDVSVGVQQRVEILKALFRGAEVLILDEPTAVLTPQEVEGLYDVLEELTAQGKTIIFITHKLEEATHAADAITVLRDGKSVGTVDPNRTSRDDLAERMVGREVLLEAESEPVETGDVVLSTETVSVEDDRGVEVVSGIDLDVRSGEIFGIAGVDGNGQAELVEAITGLRAPDEGTIAYDGTDITAWSRRRRIENGMAYIPEDRHERGLVMPFDLVENGVLGSQRSARFADRGRIDWTGVRDHAEGIIETYDVRPPDADAEARSLSGGNQQKFIVGREFERDPSLVVATHPTRGVDIGSTEFIHDRLLELRREGVAILLVSSNLDEVRSLSDRLAVMYEGEFIDVTEPDDVTEEELGLLMAGERPGQRVADGPDAGDGR; encoded by the coding sequence ATGAGTGATCCGGGAACGGGACCGACTGACGGGAGGGAATCGACGGCGGAGGGAGGGACGGACACTGCCGATCGGGGGAGTACCGGCAGTGACCTCGCCGTCCACCTCGATGGCATCACGAAGCGGTTTCCGGGAGTCGTCGCGAACGACGACGTCGACCTCCGCGTCGAACGGGGGACCGTCCACGCCCTCCTCGGGGAGAACGGTGCCGGGAAGACGACGCTGATGAACGTCCTTTACGGGCTCTACGAGCCGGAGGAAGGGCGGGTCGTCGTCGACGGCGAGGAGCGGACCTTCGACTCTCCTCGCGACGCCATCGACGCCGGTATCGGGATGATCCACCAGCATTTCATGCTTGTCGATCCCATGACGGTCGCCGAGAACATCGCGCTGGGGAACGAACCCACGAAGTGGTTCGGGATGGCGGTCGACCGCGACCGGATCGACCGCGAGATTCGCGACCTCTGCGATCGGTACGGCTTCGACCTCGATCCCGACGCCACCGTCGAAGACGTGAGCGTCGGCGTCCAGCAACGCGTCGAGATCCTCAAGGCGCTGTTCCGCGGTGCGGAGGTCCTCATCCTCGACGAGCCGACCGCCGTCCTCACGCCCCAGGAGGTCGAGGGGCTCTACGACGTCCTCGAGGAACTCACCGCCCAGGGGAAGACGATCATCTTCATCACGCACAAACTCGAGGAGGCGACCCACGCGGCCGACGCGATCACCGTCCTCCGGGACGGGAAATCCGTCGGAACGGTCGATCCGAACCGCACGAGCCGGGACGACCTCGCCGAGCGCATGGTCGGTCGGGAAGTGCTCCTCGAGGCGGAATCCGAGCCGGTCGAAACGGGCGACGTCGTCCTGTCGACCGAAACCGTCTCCGTCGAGGACGACCGCGGCGTCGAGGTCGTCTCGGGGATCGATCTCGACGTTCGCTCGGGGGAAATCTTCGGTATCGCCGGGGTCGACGGTAACGGGCAGGCCGAACTGGTCGAGGCGATCACCGGCCTCAGAGCCCCCGACGAGGGGACGATCGCCTACGACGGAACGGACATCACGGCGTGGTCTCGTCGCCGGCGCATCGAGAACGGGATGGCGTACATCCCGGAGGATCGCCACGAACGCGGCCTCGTCATGCCCTTCGATCTCGTCGAGAACGGCGTCCTCGGCAGTCAGCGGTCGGCTCGGTTCGCCGACCGCGGCCGGATCGACTGGACCGGCGTTCGCGACCACGCCGAGGGGATCATCGAGACTTACGACGTCCGACCGCCGGACGCCGACGCGGAGGCCCGCTCGCTCTCCGGGGGCAACCAGCAGAAGTTCATCGTGGGCCGCGAGTTCGAGCGCGATCCGTCGCTCGTCGTCGCGACCCACCCCACTCGCGGCGTCGATATCGGCTCGACCGAGTTCATCCACGACCGCCTCCTCGAACTTCGACGCGAGGGAGTCGCGATCCTGCTGGTCTCTTCGAATCTCGACGAGGTTCGGTCGCTCTCGGACCGGCTGGCGGTCATGTACGAGGGCGAGTTCATCGACGTCACCGAGCCCGACGACGTGACCGAGGAGGAACTCGGCCTGCTCATGGCCGGTGAACGACCGGGGCAGCGAGTCGCGGACGGACCGGACGCGGGTGATGGCCGATGA